CTACGGCCGCGCGCTCGCGCCCTACGTCGACCACACCGGGCGGCTCCTGGCCCGCGCGCTGCGCGAAGGGAAGAACGTGCTCTTCGAGGGCGCCCAGGGCACCTTCCTCGACGTGGACCACGGCACCTACCCCTACGTGACGTCGTCGAACTGTGTCGCCGGCGCCGCCTGCACCGGCGCCGGGATCGGGCCGACCCGCATCGACCGGGTCCTCGGCATCTCGAAGGCCTACACGACGCGCGTGGGGGGCGGCCCCTTCCCGACCGAGGACACCGGCGCGCTCGGCGAGCAGCTCCGCACCCGGGGCTCCGAGTTCGGCGCCACCACCGGGCGCCCGCGCCGCTGCGGGTGGCTCGACGTCGTGATGCTGCGCGAGGCCGCGGTCGTGAACGGGCTCACCGGGATCGCGCTCAACAAGCTCGACATCCTGTCGGGCCTGCCCGAGCTGCGCGTCGCGACGGCCTACCGCATCGACGGCAAGCAGACCGACGAGTTCCCGATGACCCTCGGCGAGCTCGCGCGCGCCGAGCCCGTCTACGAGACGCTGCCGGGCTGGTCGGCCGACCTCTCGGAGGCGCGCCGCTGGGAGGACCTGCCCGACGCCGCGCGCCGCTACGTCGCGCGCATCGAGGCGCTCGTCGAGGTGCCGGTCGAGCTGATCTCGGTGGGGCCGGGGCGCGACGCCACGATCACCCGCAGCGATCCCTTCCGGGCGGCGTGACGCGCCTTGCAGGTCGAGGCGCGCGATCTCCACTTCGCTCGCGGCGACCGCCGGATCTTCCGCGGGCTGAGCTGCGCGTTCCCGCGCGGGAAGATCAGCGTGGTCGCGGCGGCGAGCGGCGGGGGCAAGACCACGCTCCTGCGCATGATCGCCTGCCTGCTCCAGCCCGACCGCGGGAGCCTCGTGGTGGACGGCACGCAGGACCTGGCCCGGCTCGGGCGCGAGGAGGTGGTGCGCTACCGCCGGCGGGTCGGGATGCTGTTCCAGTTCGGCGCGCTCCTCGATACCTTCACGCTCTACGACAACGTGGCGCTCCCGCTGCGCGAGCACAGCGAGCTCGGCGAGGACGAGATCCACGGCGAGGTGCGGCGCGTGTTCGAGGCGGTCGGCCTGGAGGGCGTCGACCACCTGCTGCCCGGCGAGCTGTCGGGCGGCATGGTGAAGCGGGCGGGCCTGGCGCGCGCGCTCATCGAGAAGCCCGAGCTGCTGCTCTGCGACGAGCCCTTCTCGGGGCTCGATCCCCCGACCGTGCGGCGCGTCGAGGAGCTGCTCGTGGCCGTGAACCGCCGCTTCGGCGCCACCCTCGTCGTCACCTCGCACCACCCGCAGTCGACGCTGCGCATCGCCGACCACCTGGTGATGATCGGGGAGGGCGCCGCGGTGGAGGGCGAGCCGCGCGAGCTGATGCGCCGCGACGCCGGAGCGGCCGAGTTCTTCCTCGACGCGCTGCCTCCCCCGGCGTCCGGGGCCGCGGCGCGATGAGCCCCGCCGGCCCCGTGCGCGCGCTCGGCGCCCTGGTCCTGCGCTCGCTGCGCGGGCTCGGCCGCTTCGCGCTCTTCACGGCCTCGGTGCTGCGCGCCGGCAGCCGCCCCCCGCTGCGCCTGCGCCGCCTCGTCGGCGAGATCTACGACGCCGGGGTGCTGTCGCTCCTGATCGTCTGCGTCTCGGGCTTCGCCGTGGGCATGGTGCTGGGGCTCCAGGGCCACAACACGCTCTCGCGCTTCGGCGCCGAGGAGAGCCTCGGCGCGGTGGTCGGCCTGTCGCTGATCCGCGAGCTCGGGCCGGTGCTCACCTCGCTCCTGGTGGCGGGCCGCGCGGGCTCGGCGATGGCGGCCGAGATCGCGGCCATGGGCGTCACCGAGCAGCTCGACGGCCTGCGCATGATGTCGGTCGACCCGCTCGACTTCGTGGTGGCGCCCAAGGCCTTCGGCATGATCGTCGCGATGCCGCTGCTCTCGACCCTCTTCGTGGTCTTCGGGATCCTCGGCGGCTGGACGGTCGGGGTGGCGCTGCTCGGGGGCGACCCGGGCTCGTACCTCTCGACGCTCGAGCAGGCGGTCGCGTTCCGGGAGGACGTGGTCGGGGGCATCCTGAAGGGCGTGGTCTTCGGCCTGCTGGTGGGCTTCGTGGCCACCTTCCGGGGCTACACCGCACGGACCACGACGGCCGGCGTCAGCGCGGCCGCGACCTCGACCGTGGTGATCGCCTCGGTGGCGACGCTCATCTTCGACTACTTCATCACGGCGCTCTGGGGGTACTGAAGGATGCGCGAGTCACCGGCAAGGGAGCTGTGGGTCGGCCTGTTCGTGCTGGCCGGGCTGGCGGCGTTGGCCTGGCTGTCGTTCTCGGTGGGCGGGGTGGAATCCCTGCGCGCCGGCGGCCTCCAGCTCACCGCGACCTTCGACGAGATCGGCGGGCTCAAGAAGCGCGCCCAGGTGGTGATCAGCGGCGTCCGGGTCGGACAGGTCAAGTCGATCGACCTGTCGGACGATTTCCGGGCGCGGGTCACGCTCGACGTCGACGCGGCGCTAGCGTTGCCGGCCGACACCTCGGCGTCGATCCTGACCTCGGGGGTGCTCGGCGACCAGTACATCGCGCTCGAGCCGGGCGGAGACCCGGAGACGCTGCACTCCGGGGAGCAGATCTCGTTCACGCAGAGCGCGGTGATCCTCGAGCGGCTGATCGGCAAGCTGATCCAGAATCTCGGCTCGGGCTCGAAGGAGTAGGCATGGGGGGACGGAGCTCGCTCGCGTGTGGGCTGCTGGTGGCGGCTGCGTTGGGTGCCGGCTGCGCGAAGGGGCCCGCCGAGGATCCCTGGCAGGCCTGGAACCGTCCGGTGTTCCGCGTGAACGACGCCGCCGACCAGTGGGTCCTGCGCCCGATCGCACGGGGCTGGAGCTTCGTAACCTTCGAGGAGCTGCGCGACTCCGTGCGGCGCTTCTTCTTCAACCTCGCCTTCCCCTCGCGCTTCGTGAGCAGCGTGGGGCAGGGCGAGGGCCTGAAGGCGGCCGACGAGGTGGGGCGCTTCCTGGTCAACAGCACGGTCGGGATCGCCGGGCTCTTCGACCCCGCCACCCACTTCGGCTTCCCGCGCCACGACGAGGACCTGGGCCAGATGTTCGGGCGCTGGGGGATCCCGCCGGGCCCCTACCTGGTGCTGCCCGTGCTCGGCCCCTCGAGCCCGCGCGACGCGGTGGGCACCGGGCTCGACCTGCTCCTGAACCCCCTCCTGTGGGTCGACGTCCCGGTCTACGGGCTCGGGGTCCTCAACGCCGTCAACAGCCGCGCGCTCGCCGACGACGAGATCCAGCGCGCGCGCGCGACGGCCCTCGACTTCTACGTCTTCGTGCGCGATGCCTACGTCCAGAACCGCGCGGCCGCCGTCGCCGACCGGGAGCAGGCCTCGCCGGCCAAGGGCGCCGGCCCCTACGACGACCTGTACGATCTGCCCGACGAGGAGTGAGCCCGATGCGCCGTGTCCTGCTTCCCGCCGTCGCCGCCGCCGTCCTGCTCGGCGCATCGGTGCTCGCCCGGGCCGCCGTGGCGCCGGCCGAGGAGGAGGCGCGCCGCTTCGTCCAGCAGACCATCGACGACGTGCTGGGCGTGCTCCACGACTCGTCCCTGACGCTCGACCAGAAGAAGGACCGCGTGGAGGCGATCGCCTACGAGCGCTTCGACTTCGAGCTGATCTGCCGCTTCGTCCTGGCCCGGAACTGGAACACGATGAGCGAGCAGCAGCAGCACGATTTCGTCGACGCCTTCAAGAAGCACCTCTCCGCCACCTATCGCGACACCCTCGACAGCTTCAGCGACGAGAAGATCCTCGTCGACGGCTCGCAGCCCGAGGCGCGCGGCGACGTCACCGTGAAGACGATCGTCCGCCAGGGCAGCGGCGATACCCGGGTCGACTACCGCCTGCGCAAGACCGACGCCGGCTGGCGCGGCATCGACGTCATCATCGAGGGCGTCTCGCTGGTCCAGAACTTCCGCACCCAGTGCCAGGAGATCATCAGCGCCGAGGGGGCCGACGCGCTGATCCAGAAGCTCCGCGACAAGCAGATCCAGCTCGATCCCAAGGTCGAGAAGGGCTGAGATGGCGGGGCTGCGCGACGACCGCTCGAGCCCCGTCCTGGCCGCGCTGCTCCTTGGCCTGGGCGTCGCCGCGGCCGGCTGGCTCGGCGCACAGGGCCTCGCCCGGCTGCGCACCCAGGACCGCTTCGTCACGGTCAAGGGCTCGGCGGAGCGCATCGTCGACGCCGACCTCGTCGTCTGGCCGCTGCCCCACACCGTGGTCGGCAACGACCTCGCCGACGTCCAGAGCCAGCTCGAGGCCAACAGCGAGACCGTGCGCTCCTTCTTCCAGCAGGCCGGCTTCGGGGCCGACGAGATCGTGGTCTCGCCGCCGCGCCTCGAGGACCGCTGGGCCTACAGCTACGGCGACCAGCGCCCGCCCGAGCGCTATCGCTACTCGACGACCGTGACCCTGCGCACGAGCCGCGTCGCCGAAGCGCTCGCGGCGCTGCGCCGCAGCGGTGAGCTCGTGAGCCGCGGCGTCCTGATCGGCGAGGGCAGCACGCCAGAGTTCGCCTACACCGGCCTGAACGAGATCAAGCCCGAGCTGATCGCCGAGGCCACCGCCAACGCCCGCAAGTCCGCCGAGCAGTTCGCGAACGACTCGGGCGCGCGGCTCGCTGGCATCCGCACCGCCAACCAGGGCGTCGTCTCGATCGAGGACCGCGACCAGGGAAGCCCGCAGGTCAAGAAGGTGCGGGTGGTCACGACGGTCGAGTACTTCCTGCGCGACTGAGGGCGCCGGCCCTCAGCTCCTCGCGGGCGGCGCCGTCAGACCCTCCGTCCCGTGCGCGACGCCGAGGTCGAGCTTCTGGGCGAGCGCGTAGCGGCGGGCGACGTCCTCCCAGGACCAGAGGTCCCAGAGCGCCTCGAAGTACTGCTTCTTCTCCGTCTGGTACTGGAGATAGTAGGCGTGCTCCCAGGCGTCGATCACGAGCAGCGGGACACCGCCCTGGGTGATCTGCGACTGGTGGTCGTGGATCTGCGTGGTCCCGAGCCTCCGCGTGAGGGGGTCCCAGACGAGCGCGGCCCAGCCGGAGCCCATGATGGTCGCGGCGGCGCTCACGATCTGCTGCTTGAAGGCGTCGAAGCCGCCGAAATCGCGCTCGAGCGACGCGGCCAGCTCCCCCTTCGGCTGCCCTCCGCCGTCGGGCGAGAGGTTCTGCCAGAAGATGCTGTGCAGGACGTGCCCGGACACGTGGAAGGCGAGCCGGCGCTCGAGCGACGCGATCTGCTCGAAGTCGCGCTTGCGCCGGGCGTCGGCGAGCGCCTCGACGGTCTTGTTCGCCCCGTCCACGTAGGCGCGATGATGCCGGTCGTGGTGGAGCTCCATGATCCGCTGCGAGAGATGGGGCTCGAGCGCGTCGTGCGGGTAGGGCAGATCCGGGAGTGCGTAGCGAATCACGGTGCGATGACCTCCTCGTTCTCCGTCGCCCGCCATCCTCGGGTCGGCGCCGGGCGCCGGAGCGCGGCCGGTCGCTCCGGCCGCGTGCGATTCCTGCGTTGCACTCCCGGTGCCAACCCGCGGAGGGCGGCCGGGCGCGCGCCGCCTCGCCACGCGGGATCCCGGCCCCGCACCCGCCCGCGGTGTGCAACGCGAAGCCCGTCTTTGTAGAAACGACGAGCCGCACTCCACCCGAGGGCCCGGGAGCGGCGGCCGTCCGCTACCGTCCGGGCCGTCCGCCCGAGGGGCCGTTAGCTCAACGGTAGAGCAGCGGGCTTTTAACCCGTTGGTTCTGGGTTCGAGTCCCAGGCGGCCCACCAGGGAAATCAATGGGTTGCGTCGCCTCGTCGGGATCGCCGTCGAGGGCAGGGGCCGTATAGGGCCGTCCGGAGCCGCCGAGCTCGGCGAACGAGAGGTCGTTCTCCTCCTCTCGCATGGCGTGCGCGTAGACGCGCAGTGTGAACGCGGGGTCCTGATGGCCGAGCTGCTGCGCGACCCAGCGCACGCTCTTGCCCGCGCGAAGCGCCCACGTCGCCCAGCTGTGGCGCGTCGCGTGGAAGCGCAGCGGGCGGACTCCATGGGCCTCTCCGCGCCGGCGCACGCGCTCCCAGTGACGCGCGAAGTTCGTCTCGTCCCACGGCGTGCCGGTCCGGGAGCAGAAGACCCACTCGGGCGGCGGGCTCGCGGGCTCGGCGCTCCCCGGCTCGAGCGCTGCCCGAGCCTGTAGCGCCGCGTGCTGGCGTCGCACGGCGAGCAGGTCGAACAGCTCGTTGGCGAGGGTCTCCGTCATCGCAACGCTTCGCCAGCGTCCGCTCTTCGGGGTCGTCACCCGCCGCATCGTAATCGCGCGTCGGATCGCCAACGTGCGGTGCTCGAAGTCGATGTCCGGCCATTTGAGGCCCAGGATCTCGCCTTTCCGGCATCCGGTAGAGAAGGCGAGCACGAGAGCTGGGGCGAAGCGTGGCTCGTACTCTCGTGCGAGCGCGATCAGTCTCGCCGCCTCCTCGGGCGTCCAGTACTCCACTTCGGGCGTCTCGATCGCGACTCGCCGGTCCACCCGACGCATCAGCTCCCCCACCCTCGCCGCCGGGTTCCGCGCCACGGTCCCCTCTCGCTGCGCCAGGTAGAGAACGCGACGGAGGACACCGAGAGCGTTCTGGACCGTCTTCGGGGCCAGTCCTTGCTCCAGCTACCAGCGACCGCTCGCTTCGCGTTCGCCCACTGCTGCGCGCACGTGCGGCGCAAGCTCCTCGGGTGCGAGCCTGCCTTCCCGCAGGCCGACGAGGCGTTGGATCAGATCGGCCGGCACTACGGCGTCGAGGCTGAGGATCGACGGAGGCATCCGCACAGGAATCGAGATTCAGCAGATGTGCCGGCACTATTCTCTGGTGCGATGAAAGTTGCTCTGGCAGAATGCGCGCCGTCGCAGGCGGGTGTCGCCCGGAAGGGGCATTGCCGAGCCGCGTTAGCCGAGGCTGTGTTTGGGGCTGTCGAACGGAACGCTCGAGCAATCCGAGGTGGCGTGGAGGGCCGGGCTCGGGCGCTGGGGCATTCGGATCCGGCTCCTCGAGCACCCCGCCCTGGTTCTGCCCTTCTTGGCCGGCGCCTCCTCGATCGCGAGCCTGCTCGGCTACTTCTACGGCTTGTTCTCGATGCGCACCGGCGTGTCGCTCGTCGTTGTCCCGGGTCTCCTCTCCGCCGCGGCCTTCGTATGGCTGGCACGGCGGCGCGGTCGGGCAGACTTGGCCGATCGCGTTCTGGGAGGAATCTTCGCGGGCGGCGTCGCAACGCTGTTCTACGACATGTGTCGAATTCCACTCGTCCATGCTGGCCTCCCGATTTTCAAGGCGATCTCCTACTTCGGAGCGCTCATCGTGGGCGGGACCGCGGTCACTGCGGAGGCGCAGCTGGCGGGCTGGGCCTACCACTATTCGAACGGGGTCGGCTTCGCGCTCATGTATGCCACGCTCGCGGTCCGCGACCGACTCTGGACCGCCGTCGCCTGGGGCGTCTTCCTCGAGACGGCGATGCTGCTGACACCGTACGCGGAGGTCTTTGGCTACACGCGCGGCCGGGAGTTCTTGGCAATCACGCTCGGCTCCCACCTCGTGTACGGATTGGGGCTCTGGGCCGGATTGCGGCTCTGGGGCCGCATCCGTCGGCCGCTGCCCTGGCGGCTCGTCACGACAGGGTTCCTCCTACCGGCGCTCGGGGTCGGCCTCGTCGGGGCCGACTTCCACCGCATCCATGCCGAGAAGCTCCCCCCGGCGCCGCCTGCCGCGCTCGGCGAACATCTTCACACGACGTGGAACGTGCTCGAGGTGGACCGGATCATCACGCTCTGGCTCGTGAAGCGCTTCATCGACCCCGATGCCCGCTTCGCGCTGCTGCCTCCCTTCACGCGGACTCCGTACGGGCAGCCCCTCGACGTGCCGGAAGCGGAGATCCGGCGCTCGGGAGCGAAAGCAGCCGCGGAAGTGGCGATCGAGCGCCACTCGCTCGACTCCGACCCTGCTCTTCAGCGCCTCGGGGCGATCGCGACCCATTTCGAGATCCATTCCTGGGCTGCGCCGCCTGCCGACGCGCGCGAGCTGGGAACCGTCCTGCGCGAGCAAGCCGAGCAATGCGGCCCGAAGCCGGACGAGCGTTGTCTCGATCCACTCTTCGCGACGCTCGATGCCTGGTATCGAACGGGCGGCTCCCTGAATCCTTCGACCGGGGACGAGCACTGACGGACGATGTCATCGAGTGGGAGGAAGCCATGGATCGGAAGCGCGCCAGTCTGGCATTCGTGGCGGTATCGATCGCGTGGATCGTGGGTCTCGGCTGCACGCCGGTGGGTCTGGGAGGCGATCCGATCGTCTGGCCGAAGGCGGCACGGCTCGGTGACACGCTCGCGATGTCGCTCGATTCGAACTACGTGCCGGTCTTGGGGGGGTACTACGAGAAGTACAATCTCTCGGTCGACAACGTGACGCTCCAGATCAAGCAGGGGACGACGGTCCTCGCGACCGCCACGCCGCGCGCGGTCTTCGACGGCTTGTCGGCTCCGGCAGGCGTGCTGAACGTCACCAAGGCCGGCCCCTTCCTCACCATCGTCGTCTTCGACCTGCCGACCTCGATCTCGGCGGCCTTCCCCGTGGCGACGAAGGTGCACATGCTCGTGAACGGGGTGGCGCCGACCTGGAACTCGATCGGGAGCCTGGAGATCCTCGGGACGGGCGGGAGCCCGATCGTCTTCACCAGCGATTCCAATCCAACCGGCCTCGGCCCGCGCCCGACGCTGCGACTCCAGGGTCGCGCCGCGACGGCTCAGGTCGATGGCTTCGACCCGGAGTGGGAGATCGGCTCGATCGAGTTCACGCTCCAGTACCCGAGCGGCGCCGTTTCGCAGCCGGACGTGTTCCCCCTCACCGAAGCGAGCCGGGCGGTAGCCTTCACCAGCACGGGCGATGCGCCGGGCAGCGTCCGGATCTTCGTCGCCGATCCGCGTGGCTTCGTCCTCCCGATCGTCCCCCCGCCCTACCCCGACGCCGAACGGGTGGGCGAAGGCCCACTGCTCGACGTGACCTTCACGAAGGCGCCGGGCGTCGGCTTCGCCGCCACCGACTTCACGATCCGAGATCTCGAGGTTCGCGACCTGGATGGGAATCTGCTCACTCCGGTCTACACGCCGGGGACCGACACCACGCACTACTTCACGCGGATCGCCCGCAAGCACCTCGCGGAGTAGCGGCCATGAGCGCTGGAACGAAGGCTCGAACGGTCGTGTGGGGGGTCCCTGTCTTCCTGCTGGGTGTTCTGTTCGGGCCGTCCGTTTCGTCGGCTGCGCTCGGAGACGTCGACGAGGACGGCTCCCTGTCGATGGCGGACGCCTTGCGCGTACAGCGCCACGTGGCAGGAGAGCTGTCCCTGAGCGCTGCAGAGGAGGCGGCCGCGGACGTCGCTCCCTGGAGCGCGGTCGACGGTCCCGCACCGGATGGGGAGGTCGATGCCGGGGACGTAGTGGTCCTGCTGCGAGCGATCTCCGGCGAGATCTCGTTGGTCCCGCCCCCGGTACTGGACGCGATCCCGTCGCCGACCACGGCCAATCCGCAGGCCGTCACCGGCTCGAGCGGCTCGGGCTACGAGGTGACGCTCTACGTCAACGGTCAGCCCCAGGCGACGACGACCGCGAGCGCTGGGACCGGCGCGTTTTCGTTCTCGGCCATCCTCGACGACGCGAACGAGATCCATGCGATCGCTTCGGATGGCGTTTCGACCAGCGACCCGTCGACCTCCCAGAACGTCGCCTACCAAAACACGACGCCCCGGATCCAGGGCGGCACCGTCGCGGCGGGGGTCCACGTCTGGACTCCGGGCAACCCTGCCACCCCGTATTCGGTGACGAGCACCCTCGTGGTTCCAACCGGGGCGACGCTGATCCTTCAGCCAGGAGTCGAGCTGCGTTTCCTCGGGTCCACGCAGACGACTGGCGCTGCGGAGCTCCTGGTCAACGGCACGCTCCGCATACAGGGGACCGCAGGCGGAGTCGTGCGCCTCGTCCCGGAAACCGCAGGGACCTTTTGGAACGGGATCCGCGTGAACGGTACCTCCGCCACGGCGACGATCGAATCGGCCTACATCGAGCGGGTATTCAACGGGATCCGGGCCGAACAGGCGTGGGTCTCGGTGCGCAACAGCGAGATCCGGAACTTCGCCGAGGGCAGCTCCTGCTCGCTGTGTGTCGGCATTCGCTTCGACAATGCGCCGGGCGAGGCGGTAGGGAACCTGATCCACCGGGATCCTCCCACGCGGCGTGGGTCCGCCATCCATGTCGACGAGGCATCGCCGCTCCTGCAGGGCAACATCATTCGCCGGGCCGACGAGGGCATGCGAATCGTCGGGCCGCTCGTGGCGCCGGCGGCGACTCCCTCGGTGCTCGGCAACCTCATCGAGGACAACAACCGAGGAATCCAGATCGAGCGCCTTGCCAGTCCAACCATCAGCGGCGTCAACGTCATTCGCAGCAACACTGGGACCGGGATCAACGTCCAGGCGTCCAGCCGTGAACCGATGCCGGTGATCAACGGCAACGACATCTACGCCAACGGCCCAGCCGGCGTCCAGCAGAACCTGGCCTTCAGTGGCTACGTGGACGCGTCGGACCTGGTGGTTAACGCCGAAGGCAACTGGTGGGGATTCGCGAGCGCCTGGGAGATCTCGCGTCGGGTCTGGGATTTCAAGGTCGACGATAGCTACCTCGACCGGCCTCATGCCGACGTGGTGCCGTTCCTCGACGGTCCAGTGGCCGCGGGCGGAGGCCCGGTTGCAGGGTCCTTCCTGCACGGGCCGGTGACCCAGACCCTGACGACCCTGTCTCCCGGCACGGTGTACGACGTCGTCGGCTCGATCGTCGTGCCGGAGGGCAAGACGCTCAGCATTCCGCAGAACGTGACGCTCCGCATCGCCTGGGATGCAGAGATCCTCGTCGACGGACTGTTGAGCGTGGCGGGGGCGCCGGGGTCACGAGTCGTGCTGACTTCTCTCTCGCCGTCGGCGCCCTCGCTCGCCGACTACTGGGACGGGCTCGTCGTCCGCTCGAGCCCGTCCCTTTCGATCGATCAGGCCAGGATCCTCTACGCGAACCAGCCCATTTTCGCGACCAACACCCCGGTAACGGTTCGGGACAGCGAGATCACCTACTTCAATGCCGGTGGAATCCGGGTCGTCGACGGCACCGCGACGATCACGGGGAACCTGATCGATCGCGAGAGCTCCACGAGCGGTCACGTAGTCCGCCTCGAGGATACGGGTGGAACGATCAGCGGGAATACGATCAGTCAGGGAAGCTTCGGGATCTACCTGATCCATGGATCGAGTCCGCTGATCGAGAACAACACGATCACGGGCAATGGGACGGGTTTGTATCTCCAGGGGAGCGGCTCGGCGGGGGGCAACCCCGTTCCGGTGCTCCGCCACAATCGAATCTACGCGAACTCGCAACGCAACCTGAACGTCCTGCAGTACTACCACCTGGGTTCGACGGACCGGGTGGACGCCCGAGAAAACTTCTGGGGCACGGAGACTCCTGCTGGAGTCCGGGCAACGATCCTCGCCAATGACTTGGAAAGCGGTTTTCCGATCGCAGTGGATTTCTCGAACTTCACCAACTTCGATTTCGTGGTGGTCCCCGGGACCCATCTCACCAACACCGTGACGGCCGTGCGCCACGATCCATTGCGATTCCGCCCGGGCGCCGGCGAGACCGGCAACGTCCGCTTCGAGCTCTTGGCACCCTCGTCAGTGACCGTACGAATCTACGACGAGGCGACGAACGCCCTGACGCGTGAGATCGTCACGAGTCTGCCGGCGGGCGATCAGGTCGTGCCCTGGGATGGGCGTGATGGCTCCGGCGTCTACGCACCGGCCAACGCCTACTACTACCGCATCGATGCGACCGATGGCGCGAATGTCGGCATCTACACCACGCCGTCGACCATGGCCAACCCGGTGACCGGTGTGTTCGGCGCCGTGCCGAACGCGTACAACGTCTACGCGAACGACTTCGTGGACTTCCAGATGGACGCGCTGAACGCGGGAGCACGCCCGCGGATCGAGGTGAGGCCGGACGGGGAGCCGACGTTCCGGATCGACGGCGGGCGAGCCTACCCGAAGGGCGTCTCGAGGGTCGTCTGGGACGGACGTCGCCCGGACGGCTCGCTGATCGGCAACAAATTGGCCTACGTGTACGTCGCGGTCGATTCCGGGAACGCGATCGTCCCCAACAGCTTCGTGGTCGAGCCCGCGCCGACCGTGGGAGGCGTCGCGCCGGTCGTCGAGGTGAAGGCGGACCCCTATCGCGTCCATCACAGCTACGACCAGATCTCCCGCATCGCCTACCGCATCGATCAGCCAGCCGTGATCACGCTCAAGCTGCTGCCGCCGGGGGTCGCCGACTTCGCGGATCCGAGCGCGGTGGTGTTGATCGGAGGCGAGCTCCAGCAGGCGCAGAGCGACGGGGTGCCGATCGACCACGTCGCCGAATGGAGCGGCTACGACCCGAACGATCCGACGCCGGCGAACGTCAACGAGATCCGCACGCTCGCGGACGGAGTTTCCACCTTTGCGATCCAGGCCGTCAGCGCCGTGACCGGTCACAGCACGCTCTATCGCGGCGTGATCGACGTGCGGCGGTGAGGATACAAGGCATCGCCGCACTCGCCGTCTGCGTCGTCGGCGGCTTTGCGGGACAGGCTTCGGGCGCGGACGAGAGCGGCGGACGCATCGGTTACCTGGCGCCCGCGAACGGCTATTGGCAGGCCTGGATCCAGGAGCTGGGAGGCGACCCCCGGCAGATCACGGGATCCCCCGGCGACAAGACGCGCTGCTCGTGGTTCCCCGACGGTAAGGCAATGCTGGTGAGCTCGACCGCCGGCGAGGTGGTGCGCGTCGGACTCGACTCGCTCGAGGAGACGAAGCTGCCGCTTCCGCGCGGAATCCATGACGCGGCTGTTTCGCCCGATGGAGACAGGATCGCGTTCTCGATGAGTCCCGGCGGGACCCGCGACGCGAACGAGATCTTCGTCGCCGCGCCCGACGGGTCCGCGATGACGCGGCTCACGCGTCTCGGCGCGTTGCAGCACGAGCCTGCCTGGAGCCCGGACGGGAAGTGGATCTATTTCCTGTCCGGAGACGGCGGCCAGGCGCACGACATCTGGCGCGTGTCGGTCGACGGCTCGGCGCAGGAGCAGCTGACCGCGGGCGAGCTGTATCACTTCGACGTGGCAGCGGGGCCCCGCGGCCTGCTGGCCTTCTCGGGCAATCGCGGCGGCCGCTACGCGATCTGGGTGAAGCCGGCTGCGGGTGCGTCGCGCGTCATCGCCGGCGACGCCGCGTTCGCGGCTGGGCCGTCGTTCGCGGGCGATGGGCGTGAGCTGGCCTTCGAGCGCGCCGTCGACGGCGGCGCCAGCGCGATCTTTCGAACTCCTGTCGATGGAAGCGGGTCCGAGCGCCTGGTGGTCGGCGCCCCCGCTCGGCGGCCGTGCTGGGAACCGGCTCGGCGAAGGCTGCGATGAGGCTCCTGGCCGCCTTCCTCTTGCTCGCTTGGGTCCTGTCGCCCCCCCGCGCTCCGGCGTCCGAGATCACACAGGTCTCGCACGATCCGGCGGCCTTCGATCCTGCGAAGGACGAGATCGTCAGGATCCGCTTCCACCTAGGTCAGCCTGGATCGGTGACCCTTCGAATCTTCGACGCGCGGAACCTCCTGGTGCGCGAGATCCGAAGTCGCGGACCGTCGTCGGCCGGCGTGCAGGAGCTCACCTGGGACGGCGAGGATCAAGCAGGCAGGCGTGTCCCGCCGGAGGCCTACCA
The DNA window shown above is from Deltaproteobacteria bacterium and carries:
- a CDS encoding right-handed parallel beta-helix repeat-containing protein gives rise to the protein MSAGTKARTVVWGVPVFLLGVLFGPSVSSAALGDVDEDGSLSMADALRVQRHVAGELSLSAAEEAAADVAPWSAVDGPAPDGEVDAGDVVVLLRAISGEISLVPPPVLDAIPSPTTANPQAVTGSSGSGYEVTLYVNGQPQATTTASAGTGAFSFSAILDDANEIHAIASDGVSTSDPSTSQNVAYQNTTPRIQGGTVAAGVHVWTPGNPATPYSVTSTLVVPTGATLILQPGVELRFLGSTQTTGAAELLVNGTLRIQGTAGGVVRLVPETAGTFWNGIRVNGTSATATIESAYIERVFNGIRAEQAWVSVRNSEIRNFAEGSSCSLCVGIRFDNAPGEAVGNLIHRDPPTRRGSAIHVDEASPLLQGNIIRRADEGMRIVGPLVAPAATPSVLGNLIEDNNRGIQIERLASPTISGVNVIRSNTGTGINVQASSREPMPVINGNDIYANGPAGVQQNLAFSGYVDASDLVVNAEGNWWGFASAWEISRRVWDFKVDDSYLDRPHADVVPFLDGPVAAGGGPVAGSFLHGPVTQTLTTLSPGTVYDVVGSIVVPEGKTLSIPQNVTLRIAWDAEILVDGLLSVAGAPGSRVVLTSLSPSAPSLADYWDGLVVRSSPSLSIDQARILYANQPIFATNTPVTVRDSEITYFNAGGIRVVDGTATITGNLIDRESSTSGHVVRLEDTGGTISGNTISQGSFGIYLIHGSSPLIENNTITGNGTGLYLQGSGSAGGNPVPVLRHNRIYANSQRNLNVLQYYHLGSTDRVDARENFWGTETPAGVRATILANDLESGFPIAVDFSNFTNFDFVVVPGTHLTNTVTAVRHDPLRFRPGAGETGNVRFELLAPSSVTVRIYDEATNALTREIVTSLPAGDQVVPWDGRDGSGVYAPANAYYYRIDATDGANVGIYTTPSTMANPVTGVFGAVPNAYNVYANDFVDFQMDALNAGARPRIEVRPDGEPTFRIDGGRAYPKGVSRVVWDGRRPDGSLIGNKLAYVYVAVDSGNAIVPNSFVVEPAPTVGGVAPVVEVKADPYRVHHSYDQISRIAYRIDQPAVITLKLLPPGVADFADPSAVVLIGGELQQAQSDGVPIDHVAEWSGYDPNDPTPANVNEIRTLADGVSTFAIQAVSAVTGHSTLYRGVIDVRR